The proteins below are encoded in one region of Vicinamibacterales bacterium:
- a CDS encoding nucleotidyltransferase family protein has product MRRADVIALVSARRDEIVQRFGVSSLSLFGSVARDEAGPDSDVDVLVEFEGPTTFDRHMGLLIFLEDLLGRRVDVLTAKGIKPRLRPLIDQDLVRVA; this is encoded by the coding sequence ATGCGACGCGCGGATGTCATCGCCTTGGTTTCAGCCCGCCGGGACGAGATCGTCCAACGCTTCGGCGTGAGCTCGCTATCGCTGTTCGGATCGGTGGCTCGCGACGAGGCTGGACCCGACAGCGACGTCGATGTCCTCGTCGAATTCGAGGGGCCGACGACCTTCGACCGCCACATGGGCTTGCTCATCTTCCTCGAGGATCTCCTCGGTCGCCGGGTGGATGTTCTGACGGCGAAAGGGATCAAGCCCCGTCTCCGTCCGCTCATCGACCAGGATCTTGTCCGTGTCGCGTGA
- a CDS encoding DUF86 domain-containing protein: MSRDAQLYIADVVAAGEAILRYTDDVTFQVFAANDEKRAAVERQRFIIGEGAARLPDEWKRRLPEVPWRKIVGLRNLLAHGCWTIDAEELWDVARNKVPEFLAALRPLL; encoded by the coding sequence GTGTCGCGTGATGCCCAGCTCTACATCGCGGATGTCGTCGCGGCGGGCGAAGCCATCCTCCGCTACACCGACGACGTGACGTTCCAGGTCTTCGCTGCCAACGACGAGAAGCGCGCCGCCGTGGAGCGCCAGCGGTTCATCATTGGCGAGGGGGCGGCCCGTCTGCCGGACGAGTGGAAGCGGCGCCTGCCGGAGGTTCCATGGCGCAAGATCGTGGGATTGCGGAACCTGCTGGCGCACGGCTGCTGGACGATTGACGCCGAGGAACTGTGGGACGTCGCGCGGAACAAGGTGCCGGAGTTCCTGGCTGCGCTCCGGCCATTGCTCTGA
- a CDS encoding carboxypeptidase-like regulatory domain-containing protein, with product MKKRHVGARLWGSLLGCLLLCLCLVPTAWAQQTTGTITVSVMDSSAAVVPGALLTLTDVATNDTHTATTQGAGNYTFVNLNFGHYKLTVSLAGFETQTLDVLVQSARTTDVKISLKVGALQDVIQVSAVAPMVESTTNAINTTVDIKQIEDLPLGGRNIAQFAQLAAGYNGTWNGLPSAAQGNTVDGIIGNTNRWRYQTNNSALQTAITPRLENIAEMVVSTDQLDMNQGFGNSSMQITYVTRRGSNQFHGRVYEDFRADWLNANNWGSTVKPKYHQNEAGASVGGPILKDKLFFFGSLSLLDVPGSRLTTRTFLTDGARQAVFTYGKGAQANLFNIYAAYNASKGTAFPASVGQMNAMVKARFAQVDGYRQTAGVLSAPELQPTDPNLRQWEWQYPNSQRTYFPTFRVDYNLSRNWRLNVAYNQTKFNAPNANAEHWPGDGRGAGSNSNNVSMAFGLETIVRPNLLNQIRGGYLYTAAAFGQGGSDGYYTNPTIQYGYGGYDDNYEVPNSRKQPIFSVSDTMTWVKGSHTFGFGFNAYREVNQYWDPPEGFTLMSLGMVEGDPARDALTKEAIRAAAGPGAPLPTDAEWANAQQLYAMLTGRISNFWGRHAYVPSTGTYATGSTPDRNGVAYSTLDELLTSWGLFVQDSYRLKTNLTVNMGLRWDFVSPDVDRTGKYHSLTPQDLYGPTGTGNLFNPGTASLTGTNDPVYTAREAAYGHWKATPQPAIGIAWTPRSGGSFIERLLGGNRSVVRASYSFRRFTMPQQFVWDMGSSYGLGFYQNFSSSPSTSGAKGTFMPGSIALGGPGYLPQSCAATPSAPSCFVYSPQQYDKVIHMKDATFVGGAAAAINSDIRQPYTQSWSVGFQRELGGGRALEVRYNGNITRNLWLAMDINEVNIFENGFLSEFNKARANLGINQAAGVNSFANRSLPGQVNLPIMTAAGISFTNSTFINQLRNGQAGSFANTLATNRDYFCRMVGSSFQPCGASYGAGAGYPINFWLANPFALGSWTGASYMSDTGYSNYNGLQVEYRQRPWHGASVTANYTLSKTMGVQTAGDWTGSYPQFTVRDLTSSYAPAGTDRRHVVHVNAIYELPFGKGRKWLTNDGVLDKFVGGWTVATVVTFQSGTPFRITGNNNTFNNKRDGGLMLNGITQQDIQDRVGLYFNAAGQPYFLPPDWVAQVKADGTLTSNNVPGTWGEIFYLHGPTQTYTDIAISKTAPIKGRVRLKFQVEMLNAFNHPTFGQSTVGLASTGFGRGSQLATSRRIELRGNIEF from the coding sequence ATGAAAAAGCGACATGTCGGCGCGCGACTGTGGGGCAGCCTGCTCGGATGTCTTTTGCTCTGTCTGTGCCTGGTCCCCACAGCCTGGGCCCAGCAGACGACGGGTACGATCACCGTCAGCGTCATGGATTCCAGCGCCGCGGTGGTTCCCGGGGCGCTGTTGACACTGACGGACGTCGCCACGAACGACACGCACACGGCAACCACGCAAGGGGCGGGCAACTACACCTTCGTCAACCTCAACTTCGGCCACTACAAATTGACCGTGTCCCTCGCAGGCTTCGAGACGCAGACGCTCGACGTGCTGGTGCAGTCGGCTCGCACCACCGACGTGAAGATCAGTTTGAAGGTCGGAGCGTTGCAGGATGTCATCCAAGTCTCCGCCGTGGCGCCGATGGTGGAGAGCACGACCAACGCGATCAACACCACCGTCGACATCAAACAGATCGAAGATCTGCCCCTGGGCGGCCGAAATATTGCGCAATTTGCGCAGTTGGCGGCCGGCTACAACGGCACATGGAATGGGTTGCCGTCGGCGGCACAGGGCAACACGGTGGACGGCATCATCGGCAACACCAACCGCTGGCGGTATCAGACCAACAACAGCGCTCTCCAAACCGCCATCACCCCGCGTCTGGAAAACATCGCGGAAATGGTGGTCAGCACCGACCAGTTGGACATGAACCAGGGCTTCGGCAATTCCAGCATGCAAATCACGTACGTAACCCGCCGCGGCAGCAACCAGTTCCACGGTCGGGTGTACGAGGATTTCCGAGCGGATTGGCTGAACGCCAATAACTGGGGCAGCACGGTCAAGCCCAAGTACCACCAGAACGAGGCCGGCGCCAGTGTCGGCGGCCCCATTCTCAAGGACAAGCTGTTCTTCTTTGGCAGCCTCTCCCTTCTGGACGTTCCCGGTAGCCGCCTCACCACCCGCACCTTCCTGACCGACGGCGCGAGGCAGGCGGTATTCACGTACGGCAAGGGCGCCCAGGCGAACCTGTTCAATATCTATGCGGCCTACAACGCGTCGAAAGGCACAGCGTTTCCAGCCTCCGTCGGGCAGATGAATGCGATGGTGAAGGCCCGCTTCGCGCAAGTGGACGGCTATCGGCAGACTGCCGGCGTCCTGTCTGCTCCGGAGCTCCAGCCGACCGATCCGAACCTGCGCCAGTGGGAGTGGCAGTACCCGAACTCGCAGCGAACCTACTTCCCGACCTTTCGGGTGGACTACAACCTGTCGCGCAATTGGCGCCTGAACGTGGCTTACAACCAGACGAAGTTCAATGCGCCCAACGCAAACGCTGAGCACTGGCCTGGGGATGGCCGCGGCGCGGGTTCAAACAGCAACAATGTGAGCATGGCCTTCGGACTGGAAACCATTGTCCGGCCCAACCTTCTCAACCAGATTAGGGGCGGGTACCTGTACACGGCCGCGGCGTTCGGGCAGGGTGGGTCCGACGGCTATTACACCAACCCGACCATCCAATACGGTTACGGCGGCTACGACGATAACTACGAGGTGCCGAACTCGCGTAAGCAGCCCATCTTCAGCGTGTCCGACACGATGACCTGGGTGAAGGGGTCCCATACCTTTGGCTTCGGCTTCAACGCCTATCGCGAGGTGAATCAGTACTGGGATCCGCCTGAAGGTTTCACTCTGATGTCGCTAGGCATGGTCGAAGGTGACCCCGCGCGGGACGCACTGACCAAGGAGGCCATCCGGGCGGCGGCAGGTCCGGGCGCTCCCTTGCCGACCGACGCCGAATGGGCCAACGCCCAGCAGCTATACGCGATGCTGACCGGACGGATTTCCAACTTCTGGGGGCGTCACGCGTACGTGCCGTCCACAGGTACCTACGCGACTGGAAGCACGCCCGACCGGAACGGCGTTGCGTACTCGACGCTGGACGAACTGCTCACGTCCTGGGGTCTGTTTGTCCAGGACTCCTACCGTCTGAAGACCAACCTGACGGTCAATATGGGCCTGCGCTGGGACTTCGTCTCGCCCGACGTGGACCGTACCGGGAAGTATCACTCCCTGACGCCCCAGGATCTCTACGGCCCGACCGGCACCGGCAATCTCTTCAATCCTGGAACGGCGTCTCTGACCGGAACCAATGATCCGGTGTACACAGCCCGGGAAGCTGCGTACGGGCACTGGAAGGCCACCCCGCAGCCGGCGATCGGCATCGCGTGGACGCCGCGCTCCGGTGGCAGCTTCATCGAGCGGTTGTTGGGTGGCAACAGGTCGGTGGTGCGTGCCAGTTACTCGTTCCGGCGGTTCACCATGCCGCAGCAGTTCGTGTGGGACATGGGCTCCTCCTATGGCCTCGGGTTCTACCAGAACTTCTCGTCAAGTCCCAGCACCTCGGGTGCCAAGGGAACATTCATGCCGGGGAGCATCGCGCTCGGCGGCCCGGGCTATCTGCCCCAATCGTGTGCCGCGACTCCCTCCGCTCCCTCGTGCTTCGTGTACAGCCCGCAGCAGTACGACAAAGTCATCCATATGAAGGACGCGACCTTTGTCGGAGGCGCGGCCGCTGCCATCAATAGTGATATTCGTCAGCCCTACACTCAGTCCTGGAGCGTCGGCTTTCAGCGGGAGCTCGGCGGGGGACGGGCGCTCGAGGTTCGCTATAACGGCAACATCACGCGGAACCTGTGGCTCGCCATGGATATCAACGAGGTCAACATCTTCGAAAATGGCTTCCTGAGTGAATTCAACAAGGCCCGAGCGAACTTGGGCATCAACCAGGCGGCCGGAGTGAATTCCTTCGCCAACCGCAGCCTGCCGGGGCAGGTGAACCTCCCCATCATGACCGCGGCGGGCATCAGCTTCACCAACTCGACGTTCATCAACCAGCTGCGGAACGGCCAGGCCGGTAGCTTTGCCAACACGTTGGCCACCAACCGCGACTACTTCTGCCGGATGGTGGGCTCTTCGTTCCAGCCGTGCGGCGCCAGCTACGGCGCGGGTGCGGGCTATCCGATCAACTTCTGGTTGGCCAACCCGTTCGCCCTCGGCTCCTGGACCGGCGCCTCGTACATGAGCGACACTGGCTACTCCAACTACAACGGCCTGCAGGTGGAGTACCGGCAGCGCCCGTGGCACGGCGCATCCGTGACCGCGAACTATACGTTGAGCAAGACCATGGGCGTGCAGACCGCGGGCGACTGGACGGGCTCCTATCCCCAGTTCACAGTACGCGACCTCACATCCAGCTACGCGCCCGCGGGTACCGACCGACGGCACGTCGTCCACGTGAACGCCATCTACGAGCTGCCCTTCGGTAAAGGCAGGAAGTGGCTCACGAACGATGGCGTACTCGACAAGTTCGTCGGTGGCTGGACGGTCGCCACGGTCGTCACGTTCCAGAGCGGCACCCCGTTCCGGATTACGGGCAACAACAACACCTTCAACAACAAGCGCGACGGCGGCCTGATGCTGAACGGAATCACCCAGCAGGACATTCAGGATCGCGTCGGCCTGTACTTCAACGCTGCGGGACAGCCGTACTTCCTGCCTCCGGACTGGGTCGCCCAGGTCAAAGCCGATGGCACCCTCACCTCCAACAATGTGCCGGGAACCTGGGGGGAGATCTTCTATCTCCATGGCCCAACCCAGACCTACACCGATATTGCGATCTCAAAGACGGCACCGATCAAGGGACGGGTTCGTCTCAAGTTCCAGGTGGAAATGCTGAACGCCTTCAACCACCCGACCTTCGGACAGAGTACCGTCGGCCTCGCCTCGACCGGGTTCGGCCGTGGCAGTCAGCTAGCCACTTCGCGCCGCATCGAGCTCCGGGGGAACATTGAATTCTGA